The Onychomys torridus chromosome 4, mOncTor1.1, whole genome shotgun sequence DNA window aaagagagagtCCTGCAGTTTGCTCTCTGACATCCATTGTACACATAAGCAAAACCCAAatgcttcaaaaagaaaaaagaaagcagacagagcaTGAGTAACCCCAGAGCCCAACCAGGGGTCAGTCTCTCTTCACTGCTATGGCCGTGGAAGGGCATATATCATGGACAAGCATTTAAATCCCTACTGTGAACAAGGCGCTACAACTGAATGTTTGGTGGCTCATCCTGTGTAGTGGGGTAGCTGGAAGACACACTGTGGGTTCCCAGCCTGTGCACATGGGACTGATGGCAGAAGAGTCAGTCCTGAAAGGTGACACGTCCATCCAAGGCCAGGAATGCCTGGTCTGCCCGGGTGAAAAGATGCCCCTTATGTGATAGATTCGGCCTCCTGCCTGAGAGAGGCCAAaaagtaaagagagaaagagaaagggagagagagaaagtgaaatcTAGCTGGCTGTGGTATCAACACAGTTAGATTACACAAATCAAACTTTGTTGTGTCCCCCAGGGCCTCCGCATTAAGCACAAAGCGTGCTCCTGGCCCTCCCTGGATAAgaatctccctctgcctctcccagtCCAGATTCAGTTCTGCCCTCTGGGGGCTTCACATGTCTGTCACCAGTGTTCCAGAAGCTCCCGCAGAGCTGAAGTCCCAAAGGATCAGAAGAGCTTTTCAGAAGACCTAACACTCAAAAAGCAAATTTGCCAAACAGCAATTTGTACCACCACAGACAAAGTGTTTTCATGTCTCTTCAGTGGGTCACAGGACAGGTAGATATCACCAACCTTGTTTTACAGACAGGGAAGCGAGGTCTCCCCAAAATCATCCTAAGCAAGTCTGACGAGTTAACTGAAGCCCCTGGCTTCTGAATCCCAAGCTgttctttgcaaaaaaaaaaaaagagagggaaggagggagggcaggagagcaggagggaaggaaagagggagggaaggagggaaaaggcctagaaaggttaagagcacttgttcttgcagaagacctgggttcaattcccagcacctacatgccaGCTCAtaaccagctccaggggatctgctgccctcttctggcctctgagggcagcaggcatacacatatgtggtatatagacatacatgcaggcaaaacacccatacacattgaTACAAGAAACCCATTTATGTATTTACAGTGCTAGGGACCAAACATAGTGCCTTGGGCATGGTAGCCTAGTACTCGACCTCTGAGTTGCCTCTCTGGTCCTACagaactccccccaccccttaaTATATTGCAGtgttgggactggaaagatggctcagtaagattaagagcactgctgcttttccagaggacctgggttcaattcccagcacccacatggcagctcacacttgtctgtaactccagtcccaggggatctgacaccctcacacagacatatatctAAGCAAATACCaagaacataaacacacacacacacacacacacacacacacacacacacacacacacatacacacactgcagTGTCaactggccatggtggtgcagacctttgatctctgagttcaagaccaacctagtctacagagctagctctaggacaaccagggctacaaagagaagggctacacagggaaggccagcctggtctacagagttagttctaggacaaccagggctgcacagggaaaccctgtcttggaaaaaagatCGCAGTGTTTACTCACATTATGCAAATAGTATTACCTGTGCAAAGAGAGCCATTGCCGAACTGCCCCCCTAGTACACGTAAAGACATTGTTTCCAGATCATTAACTGTTCAAAAAGGATGATGTGGACCAGAAAACAAGAGAACTTTCAGAGGCAGAGCTAACGAGATCAAACAGAACTGGAGACTGGTTGAAATTAGGATTTCAGACCACGTTTTAAACCACCCTCATTTATTTCAAAACACAGACTACAGAATCTACGTCACAGAGGGATCTGCACACAGCCCCTTCTCATTCTCCCATCACACTAGGAGACCACCCAGGCCCAGGCTGAAGGGAAGAGCCTGTGGCTGAGAGCAGAGACAATGACAAGGCAACCTTAGGAAAATTCCACTCTGTACAAGTTGGGAAGACATCTTTGATAAAGCCATTGAGGTTCTCCGGAGCCTGGAGAGCTAAGAGTTATGAGGGATACAAAGGTGGTTCAGAACAATCTTGTTCTCACTTCTTTTACAATCTAATGTGGAAGAAGTCAAGAGAACGGAATCAAGTACCAGGAGTCGGATTGGTTAGGGTGATAAATGACAGCTCCAACATATCCTTGCCCTCTGGCATGTGTTTGCCAAGAAGCAGGGATGCTGGGGTGGGAAGATCATGGTTTTACAATCAACCCAAACGCCTCAGCTCTGAGTGCAGCCACTTACAGAGGAACTTGGACACGGTGTTCTGCTTCTATGAGCCTGCACTCTACAAAATAGGAACAGTGGGTCTGGAGGTTCAAGGCTGCTCTGAGGATTAAATAAGAAACTATACATTCAACCCCGGGCCTGGTGGCAACACTCAGTAGCTTGGGCACATTCTGCTGGTaagcctgcccctgccccacaaGCACCAGCTCCTGCCCAGATGCATGCATTCCTTGGGACAGGCCAGCCTTCCTATTTTGAGAGGGCTCACAGTAGCCAGAGGCTGTTGGGCTCAGGTTTCAAGGCTCTCAAGCTAACTTGGGGTCTGACACCCAGAGGGTCATCCAGGGATCCAGGGAGGCCCTGCCCTGCCCAGACACCCCATGATTAGCAACAGggcaaaatggaaaaggaaagaaacacccCTTGCCAAGGGCTTTCTCAGCACAGGCATCAGTACTAACAGGATGTCAGGGCTGCCAAAGCAAAGTGGACTCTCCTCCAAGGAAGAAAGGGCAGCCCTAGAACAGCCACTTCTTGGCTGGGGGTTGGCAGGGCTTCCTCTGACACAGCTGGAAGCCACTGGGGGCCAAGTGGCTAGGCAGGAGACAGTGCTGTGGAACCCTACCCATGTGCCGACCTCCACAGCCTGGAGGTAGAAACTACTGACTCCCTTACCCAGCTCCCTCGTGGTGtctcagtttccctctctctcaGACCAGCTCCACGAGCCAAGGGGTAAGTCCTGGAGAGTTCTGGAGGGAAGTGGTTGTGTCTCAGTCGCTGAGGAGGCAGACAGGGGGGAGTCCAGGAGGGGCAGGCCAGCAGGTTGTGAGGGTACACAGCTATGGAGTCTGAACCTCCAGGCTCAGTCTCAACTGGGAGCCTACACAGCTGGCTCTTCTTCTGTCTGGGGTCAGTCTGCTGGGCAAGGACAAGGCTTGGAACCCTCCTCTCAGTACACAGGCAGGGCTGTTCCTGCTTTGGTCATGGAATGTGCCCTCTTGACTTGCCAGGCATGGATCAAAAAGCAAACCGGgcacttttctttattcttctttgtgCTTCCTCCAATCCTGTCTTCCCAccacctcctccccccccccaaccccgaaAACACACCAAAGCTAACTGCCATCCCCTGATGGTCTGCCTTGGTGGGCAGAGAGGGATGAACTGCCCAGAACTAGAAGGCCTTCTCTTGGAAGAAAGAACAGTCAGGTGCAGAGTGTGTGGGGAACTCAGCCTCCAGTCTGCCACGCTGATGACTCAGGAGCTAAATATAGCGAGTGATAtaaacagagccagccacagagcaaaCACAGGGCCCCCGAGCCCCAGCACGGGCTCTCACGAACATTGAGCTCTCAGcgacccctcccccagctctcagcgacccctcccccagctctcagcgacccctcccccagccccactcTTCCCTTAGCACTGTCCTGCATAGACCTCCTACCCCTGGGGTAGAAGATGGTTTCCTAGGGGCACTTTTCACTCGAGGACAAATCTCTGGGGCCTCTACACAGGGCTGTTCTCTCTAGAGCCTGAGTGACCTCATTAGGCATGGTCTCTGCTCCAGAAAACCACTCACCAACATGGAGAGCATCCTAAGGGTCAGAAAGCAGTCAGGGACTCCCAGAACAAAGGATCCAGGATGCtgggcagagatccagatgctAGGTGATGAACCCCGCAAACGCCAATCTGGGTGCAACTTCCAAAAGAGCACCCCAAGAACTATAAAGTCAGGTCCAAGCAAAATCCCCAATTCCTGGTGTATGTGCGCACATACTAggtaagctctctaccactggTCTATCCTTCGTttcctgtttgagacagggtcttactaagttgccctGGTGGTCCTTAAACTTGTGACCCTCCAGCCTTGCTAATAGCATGTGTTCAACTCTCCAAGCTATCAaagtttcttgtttttgtcttttgcaGTCCTGAGCATCAACGCCAGGGCCTCCAGGCTCCTAGGCAAGTCTCTAGTGCCCACCTGAGCTACAAGCCCTGGCCAATAGTGCTTTTATTACAGTTCCCAAAGGCTTTCACAGCAACCTTGCAAGGTTAGCTTTGGAACCTGAGGTCTGGACCAGGAAAACGATTCGCTCAGAAACACAGCTTGGGTAAGTGGCAGGAAGGGGATTCTTCCCAGACCTGCTTGAAAGTCCACCATCCTTCCTTTGATATTACAAATGATGGTTTCAAACAAGGAGTCAAAAGTTTCCTTAGATTTCATTTTCCAAAATATCTAATCACTATTTAGGGAATTtctaaatctgattttttttttctgaatggagCCACTCCTAGGCCCagtgagagaaaaaaattcaacataaaGAACCCTAGCTCACTTATGTTCACTTATTCAAGGGCCCACAGTAGCTttttatttgttcgtttgtttgtttgtttgtttgtttgtttgtttgagcttcTCAACACTGTCTAGAAATATCCCTTCAGACCCGgccacagagaaggaaagaaggtacCAACTATCCCTAGGCCCACACTGGCTGGAGGAGTCACTcacagaaaatacagagaaacagaGGCTCCAACCTTCTGACCAGGGCAGCTGTGAGTTTGTCAGGAACTGAATCTGATCCTCccggctccacagagaaactggaGGGGTCACCCTCTCAGAACCCAGATCTAAGTACATCCCTCTCAAAGAGGTATTAGAGATCCCTGCTGCAGCCTGCCAGCCAAAAGGAACAGAGCGGGAGCCTCCCACTGCCCCAGCAGAAAGAGTGAGATACATGGGAAGTTTGAAAAAGATGTCCTTTAAACTGGACCCAGtgatgcatgcctgcaatcccagaactcagggagACCAAAGCCAGTTTAAGTtaaatagcaagaccctgtcgCCCCTACCCAacaccaaaaggaagaaagagggaggagggagagagggagtgaggggaggagggggagggagggaccttTTACCTCCACTCACATCACCTCCAACTTTCTCAGTTTCAGAAACCCAAGGAAGTAGCAGTGAACAGCACCTGATGCTGTTTGCCTATAGATTCTTGCCTATGAACCCAGAGGAGCCACTCAGGAACCAGGTTAGTCTTCCACCTCGCCACACTCCTCAGGAAATATGGTGAGATAAGAAATGGCGTAGAGATAGGTATAAGGAATGTGGCCAACATAAACTATCACCCAGGACAGTTTGAAACCTCCCGCCCCTGGGGCCACAAATACACCCAATCTGCCCTGGGAGTGTATATCCTACATCTTTGTCATGTCCCACATCTCCTTGTGCAGGAAATGGAGAAAGTAAGAGGAATAACAATAACAACCAGGGGACCAGAGGGAGAACTCAGTTggctgagtgcttgcctagcataaaGGAAGCcatgagtttggtccccagcaccacaaaaatcgAGCATAGTGGTGCAAATCTGCAATTTCAGCACTTAATTAGTAGATCATAAGTtaaaggccatcctcagctatgtagtgagttcatggccagcctgggctaagactatgtacataataacattaataataataataataataataataataataataataataataatacgggttggggatttagctgaatggtagagcacttgcctagcaagtgcaaggccctgggttcagtcctcagctccagaaaaaaaaaaaaaaaaatgggctagagagatggctcagtggttaagagtacagactgctcttccagaggtcctgagttcaaatcccagcaagcacatggtggctcacaaccatctgtaataagatctggtgccctctcctggcctgcaagcacacatgcagacagaatactatatgtataaataaataaatctaaaaagaaaaaaagaagaatttataaagaaaaaaaaataatagggttggggatttagctcagtggtagagtgcttgcctagcaagcacaagaccctgggtttgatcctcagctcaaataataataataataataataataataataataataataacaacaacaataataacaacaacaacaactgaagTCTGTTACAAGGACTAAAGGGCAACTAACCCTCTTGTGTAATTCTCCTTCCAACCTCTTGGGAGCGCTCTGGATGAGATGCTAACACTTCATCTAGAACTGACCTGTGCCCTCAAAGCAGCAGCCTAAACTAGGAGAAAGGTATCAGTTAGTGAAGAGCAGGGGACACTGTTGTGGaacagaataattgtttaactatgtaaagatgtgttgcatttgtttatgctgcatttttcactaggtaaagatgtgttgctgtttcaccttgcctgcctaagccacctgattggtctaataaaaagttgaatggccaatagctaggcagaggagggatgggcgggggatggcaggcagagagaaaaggggagagaagggCAGTCAGCTGGGGCCAAGCCAGCCAGACTTAGACATGGAAgcagcaggatggacagtacatagatgaggtaaaagAGCCtggggcagcacacagatgaatagaaatggattattgttagaataaaacaaaaacaaaaactagctagaaacaagcctaaacctatggccaagcattcataattaataagaagtctccgtgtcatgattttgGGGCTGGGCAGTCTAAGAAATCGTGCTACAGGAGACCTCAGGATAGAGTCTTCTCCTGAACTTTGGTCCAGCAACAAGGAGGCCTCTAGTCTGGTCCTCAGTATGTCAGGGCTCACTAATGAACAGGGGACTATCCTGGgaaacagctgctgagagagacCAGATTCatgtgaatgaagaaagaatgtcTTCCAGATGTGCTCTAGATGAAGCTAAAGACTACAGCCACTGTCTTCCCACCCATGCCAGTATTAGGACCTGTACAACCAAGGTGGATtacatgggaaggaaggaggccaAGAGTCTGAAAGCAGGAATCAGAAGGAGTCCATACATGGACTGCAGGGGACTCACTAAGCCAAGTCTGTACAGTGTAACCACAGGGGATGAGGACTGTGGCTAGGCCACAGCAATTAGCCAGGCTGCCTTATAACCTAATCACAGGGCCTCCCTCTTTCCAAATCACTTAAGGGCTGGGAAAACCCATCAGAAATAGCTGTGGCCCCAAAGTCAAAGTTATTACTACCAATAACTGTTCTGGTCATCTGAAGTTACCCATCTAAACCCAGGTTGTTCCCAGCCCTGATTGTTATTTGTTCtgtgatttacacacacacacacacacacacacacacacacacacacacacactgccagaaTAGGAACACAGTCCTACAGGAAGAGGttgtgttcatacacacacacacactcacacacctgcgcacacgcacgcacacacatgcactgctAGGATAGGAACACAGTCCTACAGGAAGAGGTTGTGTTCATTTCCCTGTGTTGTGGCTTTGCCAGGTAGTATCTGTACCAGCAAGGATCCAGCTTCAGGCTCTGCCCTGCCTTGGCAGCTATCCCAAAAGCCAGCCTGTCTGGGAAGGGTTAAGCACCTGGGGGCCCGGCACAGACGGTGGCTGGGATGTCGAGCAGGACAGCCTCCCATCCATGGCACAACCGGCTGCAGCACGAGCCTGCCAGCCGCCGCCTTTGTTGACGGACTCTGCCACATGCTCGGCTGACACGCGATGCTCCGCCCTGGCGGGGCTGGTGCCAGGCTGCCGGCCAAGCACCCGGCAGAGCGCCCCGCCGCCGGTCGCAGGTCTGGGGAGACTCTGAGGTACAATCTCCAGAGTCCTGGGCCTGGGTTCCCAGACACAGACAGTGAGGAGTGGCTCTCCAGCTGGAAAGTGTCAGGTTTCAACCGGTTCCACCACTTTCCCCGTCTCAGGCCCCATCTCAGGCCTGATTACCGGTTTCCCACTGTTCCTCAGCCAGGCACACCCCCAACTGCTCAGTTTCACTTCAACATTCTACAAGAGACAAGCCCCCAACTTGGGTCTGGGGAGTTTGTCCAACCAGACTGCAGGAAGCCATCCCATTGTCAAGGGGGGCGGGGGATCGCGGTATCTCCCACCTCTTGTGAAGCTAAGTAGGCAGCGGGAACTCTCAAGGACAAGAATACTCAACTAATTGTGCCTACCCAGTCCATCATAATGACAGTAGCCAAGGCCAGAACTCTGAGACATAGCCCGAGGCCTGGCAACTCTTGGGTTACTTACAAGAGGACAAAGGCAAGCCCTGGCTTCCCAGAGCCAACAGCCTCAAGCCCTCCCCTCCACACTGCCCCCCCAAACCCTCATGCCTACTTGTTGTATATGAAGCCGATGAAACTGGTCTGCAATGCACTGAAGCTTTCTGGCGATCTGTACTTCTGCTCGATGCTGCCACTGTCCTTCAGGGGGTTGCTCCCCAAGGGGCAAGCCTGCAGGGAAACTGGCAGGGAGCGGAAGCCTGTAGCCAGCATTGCCTGCAAAGACAGAGGATCCACATCTCAGCATTTTCTACCCCGGCCCTCTATCTTCTCCATTGTCAACCCTTTCTCCCAAGACCTGGAGTTACTGGTAAATCTTAGGatagaaggaagaggaagcagccTGCCTGCCTTTACCAGGGCATTCTGCCAAACTTGGAGAGCTGCCCACGAACAGCTGAGCGTGGAGCTTAGATGTAGCTGAATATTTAGCACACTcgagggttctctctctctctctctctctctctctctctcatacacacctctcctggaaaaacagaaaagaatatagacCCTGCCTTCTTCTCCACGCTCAGGACCATGACATAGGGCAGGGTGCTAATGTGTATAATGAACACGCCAATCTTCTGTCATTTATCAAGCTGTACTTGACCTCAATGTATTATCCGTGTAGTGAAAGGTTGAAGCTGTTCTCTGGGAAAACTCTCCAGAGTGCCTGGGTTGAGTAaagcagacagagaaaagaaaaacaaacaaaaagccccaaagtgtcttcatttctctagtacagttaaggaaagctggacCCAGCACTCAAAGATCAGAGCAGCCGCAGAAAAGCCAGTGAGAAAACTCCTGAGGCCCACAGAGCAGCCGAGTCGGCTCACCGAGTGCTGGCACCAGAATGGCCGCTGGGGGCGCCTgccacctcctgcctcctccctcttccagccCGAAGCAGGCCTCATCCAGCTTCTCAGACTCCCGCCagaactgcttttccagaagtgCCCTATGGGCAGTTCCCTCTGAGATTAAATGCAGCGGCTTCCCAGTCTGCTCCCGCGGACACAGCAGGATGACCTCTGAGCCTTTACCCTCCCTCCACAGGCCAGTGtgctaaaagaagaaaacagaccgAGTGTCTGTCTACTCCTGCCCTTTTGCCAGAGGAGGGCATATTTCTCATAAAACAAACCATTTAAGCCCACAAATGAAGGGGTCGTGTCTGATTTAGCCTTGGAAACAGCCCCTCTGCTGGCACTGAGCCCAGGCAGGCCCAACCTCTTTCTCCAGTTCCCCTTCCAAGCATAGAAAGTCCCAAGTGACAACTCAACACCACCTTCTGTCTTCGGGAATCTTCCCTATAAGAACTGGCTGGGCTTCTCCTTGCGTGTCAACAGTGACACCTAACACTCCCTTCCACTTCGTGAAAGACAAATCAGCACCAGGGCCCCAAAGGCAGTCACTGAGAAGACAGAGGATGTGACAGGAGACTGCATGGACCCAAGGATCCCTCCAGGGAGAAACGGATAGAACAAAGGAATTTGCCCTTGGCGGGGCCAAGCACAGGTGGAGAAGGTTGAAAGCTGATGATCGAtcggtagccctggctgtacagTTTGAGGAAGGAAGTATAACAAGCAGGTTTGGGAAGGGAAAGTCCCCTCATTTCCCCCAATGTCTAAGGCTAAGAGCACTCACCGTAAAAGAGTCTCTGGGGTTCCTCTGTCACCCCACAAGGCAGCATAACACCCTGGCTTGGGGAAGCTGGGCTGAGAGTCTGGGTGGCCTTGTCTTCCTGGCTTATGGGCCGGAGCCCAGGACCACAGCAGTGGGTGAGAGGAAAGAGCTGAAGCCGGCTGAGGGGGCAATCCAGCTGGCTCTGGGCAAACAGGTCAGCAGAGAGCAAGCTCCCAGGTTGTGTCCCTggctccccatcctctggctggAACACATCATCTTCCAGCTCCTCCACACACTGAGGTGGCTCCATCTCTCCTGTCAGAGAACAATGGAGGTATCTGGGATGCTGGCCTACCGAGgagcccctccctccttccttttccactCTTCATTTGAGGGAACCAAGCCAGCTTCTGACCATACACAACCTTGGTAATAAAACACTGCCAAGGGTGATATTCACTCCTAAAATGTGGACCACCCCAATGGTCAGGGCCCTTCCATACATGCTCCCTATACCCACCAGAGCCGTCTTTCCCCACCTCCTCTGGCCTAGGCTGGTCACAAAGTCTGACACTGAGGGTTGTAAGCAAGGGGTGGGATCAGGTGCTACCACAGGGTTCCTGGGAAAATATAAGGAATACCAGCCTCTGTAAGTGACTGTGGGGGCCCAGAAGGGtgttcacaacacacacacacacacgcacgcacgcacgcacgcacgcacgcacacgcacacgcacaccctAAGGAGGAACCTCCAAGCTCTCTCCTAAGTCTGAGCTGAACTCCAGCAGCAAAAACAAACGCCGGCAATTGTAGAGCAGCCAGGTTCCCTCGGAACGTGTTTAGCCCCACCCTACCGCACATCTCCACCCCCCTCCTTGCACAACACAACAAACAGGCTCTGTGGTGTGGTGAGAGTGTCCTGGAACAGGGGACCGAAGTTAGTCACTCTAGCTGCCTAGCTCAGCTCTCTCCCGGAGGAGCAGAGCTGCCTGCCCACCACAGGTTAATCTTGAGGGTTGGATCCGCCTCTGGCAAAGAGTCCAGCTAATTCTACCCACTAATCTCCATGACTTCAATTCTCATCCACTCCGCCTCCCATTCCTGCCAGAGCTGAACCTGTGATAGGTGCAAGGTGCCTCACAGAAGGAAGTGAAATTCAGCTCTCTTGCTGTGCTTTCTCTCACTGCCTACGGCGGGGCTGTTTCTTAGTGTTCAGTTCCTCTCGCTCCACCTGACAGCTCACGAAATTCTGCACTTGGAGTCACCCCGTAGCCTGAGCTCCAAGCATGCCCCGGGGGCAACCAGAAGCATCACCAAGCACCTGAATGGTCAAGGCAATGCAAAAACAAATTTTGTCATCTTCGGACTCTGCTAGACATTCCCAGGAGTTCAGACACCCCAGTGCCTTGCCTTTGAAAGACAAGCCAAGTGGTTTGTgggttttaaaagaaatctttaaaaaaaaaaaaaaaaaaccactttgtCTTTAAAGAAATCTGTTGAGTTCAAAAACGTTCCTTTCCCAAATGCAATCCACCTCATCCCATCCCTCAGCTATCTATGGTCttgtctctgctctcttccctggAGAATGATGCCATGTCTGCAAGGATAGCAAAGCAGACATCTTTGGATAGTGTTCCAGTTGGTAAGGGGGAACTCCAGCttatcagcaacagaaaaatcaagtttcCAGATAAAAGGACCAAGAGCTGTCACCTAGCAGGGGTTCTTCTGTCCTTCACCCCTTCTCTGCAGGCTGGCAATCCCAACCAAAGTAGGGACCCTCCAGAGCCAATCACAAGTAGGAGTCATTGTCTTGGTGTTTCTTTTGATGCCTaacactcccctccccctccagcaaAGCCCCAAAGTTCAACCCTTGCCTTGACTGGACACTGGGGGAGGTGCAGCCAGAGGGTGTGACTCTGAAAACGCggagacccccccacacacacactcagcacaaGATCTGCAGGTGGCTCTCCGGGTGGTGTGAGCCTCCGAGAGGTTCTGGGCAAAGACAAACGTAAACTGGGGAAAAGTAGAGACCCTCAGCTCCCTGAGCTAAAGTGGTAATGTCCAGACTGGTAGGAAGAGAGTATTTccagagagcacagccagagaaCTTTTTATTCCTAGCAAAGGGATTAAAGTCTGCTGGAGCCATCCCAGAACCTCAGAGCTCCAACTGGGATGCTCAATTAAAACCCCTCCTCTTCTTAGGAGATGGCACTAGCCAGATACCTCAATAGTGGCTAAGATCTCAgaacacacgcgcgcacacacgcgcgcacacacacctgGGTGACTCCAGGACAGAGTCTCAGCCTCCGAGTCGTGATGCCAGGGCTCTGCGCCAGGGTCCAGGGTGACGAGCACTCGGGGGGCTTGGCGCCCACACTCGATAGGGAAGGAGGGGGCAAACTCCAGCTGTTAAGAAGAGGACCCTTCAGACTACGCAGGGAGGCAAAATACACCACAACTCATGGCCCCACCCCAGAGTCAGACCCGGAGGCCAGAGCGTTCCGGGAGCTTGGCAGCGTACCCCAGGGTCACTGGCCCACCTATTCTCAACTCCGAGTTCCAAATGTTTCCCGAAAGCCCCGCTTGGAACAGCACGCCCAAATTTGTGCTTTGTACCCAGTTCCCATATCCCGGCACCCCAATTCCTCATGGTCACCCCAGATGCCCGCAATCAAAACCCCTCCCGGGCCCCCACGCGCCGCGCGACTCCGCTCCCCACTTCCCGGAGGAGGTACGATCCAACTCCGCCTGGCCCCCGGCCGCCCGGGCGCTCACCGGGCTGCGGCGGGAGGCGGTGGCGCGAGCTAGGGCAGCGGCTGCTGCGGGCGTGAGCTGGCGCGAGAGGAGGCCACGGCGCACCGCGCGGTATTGTTTCCAAAATACGCCCGCTCCGGGCATCCCGCAAACAGCTGATGAGGCCCCGCCCCTTCGCGTCACTCCAAACATTGACCAATGAAAAGTGGAGCTCCAAGTCTCAAGCTGGGCAGCTGCCAGGGACGGTCACTAATGTACGAACCTTCCCTTGGAAACACTATAAGGGGCCGAGCGCATTTCTGACCTTCACCAGAAGCGCAATTGGAGCGTAGTGTCGGGCGAGGATTCGGTTCCTAAGGCAGGCCTCAGAAGCACCAGAGAGTCCCTGGGTTCTCCACTAGGTGGGGGGACAGGGCGCCCAAGTGACTTTTGTCTACTTAGAAATGGGCTGAAGAATTATTGCTTCTAGAAAGCCGGCTCAGGAGAAGGCTGGGAGTTTTCAGAAGCTTGCAACTTGTAGTGGGAAAAACGAGTGGTCAGTctctaatggaaaaaaaaaaaaaaagccctctcGCCTGCTTGGGCGGG harbors:
- the Bmf gene encoding bcl-2-modifying factor, with product MPGAGVFWKQYRAVRRGLLSRQLTPAAAAALARATASRRSPLEFAPSFPIECGRQAPRVLVTLDPGAEPWHHDSEAETLSWSHPGEMEPPQCVEELEDDVFQPEDGEPGTQPGSLLSADLFAQSQLDCPLSRLQLFPLTHCCGPGLRPISQEDKATQTLSPASPSQGVMLPCGVTEEPQRLFYGNAGYRLPLPASFPAGLPLGEQPPEGQWQHRAEVQIARKLQCIADQFHRLHIQQHQQNRDRAWWQVFLFLQNLALNREENREGAGPW